The Gasterosteus aculeatus chromosome 8, fGasAcu3.hap1.1, whole genome shotgun sequence genome has a window encoding:
- the LOC120823845 gene encoding ELAV-like protein 1 isoform X2, whose translation MIKDANLYISGLPRTLSQQELEDMFTRFGHIINSRVLVDQASGLSRGVAFIRFDKRSEAEEAVKHLNGHTPPGSAEPITVKFAANPNQARNSQMMSQMYHGQSRRFGGPVHHQAQRFRFSPMSVDHMGGGGGVSGSPSGGWCIFIYNLGQDADEAILWQMFGPFGAVVNVKVIRDFNTNKCKGFGFVTMTNYEEAAMAIHSLNGYRLGDKVLQVSFKTK comes from the exons ATGATCAAAGATGCAAATCTGTACATCAGCGGGCTGCCGAGGACGCTGAGTCAGCAGGAACTGGAAGACATGTTCACCCGCTTTGGGCACATCATCAACTCCAGAGTGCTGGTGGACCAGGCCTCAG GTCTCTCTCGGGGCGTGGCCTTCATCCGCTTCGATAAGAGGTCCGAGGCCGAAGAAGCCGTCAAGCACCTGAACGGGCACACGCCCCCGGGCAGCGCCGAGCCCATCACGGTCAAGTTCGCCGCTAACCCCAATCAAGCCCGGAACTCTCAGATGATGTCACAGATGTACCACGGCCAATCGCGACGCTTCGGCGGCCCCGTGCATCACCAGGCGCAGAGGTTCAG GTTTTCTCCAATGAGCGTCGACCACATgggcggagggggcggagtctcggggagcccctccggcgGTTGGTGCATCTTCATCTATAATCTGGGCCAGGACGCCGACGAGGCGATCCTCTGGCAGATGTTCGGGCCGTTCGGTGCCGTCGTCAATGTGAAAGTGATCAGAGATTTCAACACCAACAAGTGCAAAGGCTTCGGTTTCGTCACCATGACGAACTACGAGGAGGCCGCCATGGCGATCCACAGCCTCAACGGATACCGACTGGGGGACAAAGTCCTGCAGGTTTCCTTCAAGACCA AATGA